Part of the Pseudobdellovibrionaceae bacterium genome is shown below.
ACCCGACCTCTGATACTTAGTCTAGCGGGAGACCCTGAAATAATGCGGTGTTGATTGAAGAAAGGAGCCAACCAAAAGTCTCCAACACGAGAGTCGGCAAGCCTCGGGGCCAGCGGTAAATTTCAAGGATTTTGAGACGTATACTAACGAGCAGTCGGGTTTAAACACGAAGGCCAGAAGTCCCGGCGGGAACGCTCCCATTTGCAGAGCTGAGAGCTGCGGCCATAAATCTAGAGCAAAAGAGGTAAGTCCCGCATAAGATAAGTCGGGCGGATGTAGCTCTAGATCTCTTTTTTGAGTATCTTTCTTATCAGCAAGTAAGTTCAAACAAATGGGTCTTTGTTATAGCGCTCGTTTTTCGACAGACCAGATTGATGCCATCACAGAAGTCTATTTGAGCCTTCTCGCCCGGGGTGTGGTGCAGTTTTATGGTCACCGGCTTTGTCGCTGGTTTGCGCCTACGAAGTTCGCCCCAGAAAATTCTGTAGCTCACATTTAGATCCTGCTCCTCCCAGAGGGTCTTAATTGGCACCCCTTGGCTGGCCTGCTTCACCAAGCTCTCCCAGTCCAGATCCAACAGGCCGCTCTCACCCCGGGGTTCAGCTACCGGTGCCTTCAGGTCTCCTTCATCGGCCAAAACCTTATTAATTGTCTTCCGGCATATCCCCAGCGACCGAGCTATTTGTCGCTTGGAATGACCTTGCCTTAATAACTCCTTGATTTGATTTTGCATTTGCTGACTCGTCCTCTGCAGCGCCACTTCTCCCTCCTTTTGTTGAAGCGGCTTATATATCAGATCTTGTGCAGAGCTCCGAACGCCCCCACTTGGAATCGGGTGGGGGCGTAACTCGGAATTGGGTGGAGGCCTTCGTTGGAATCAAGTGGGGGCGTTCAGGCGGAATCGGTCAAGCCTCGTAAGACCGGGGAACAAAAACGAGCTAACCGATAACGCTGAGACCGATTTTTTTAATCTGAGCTTGCTTCTTAGATTTAGAAATCATTTGGATGTAAGAGTCCAATAGAACGTCATCTACTGAATTGTTGTAATAATTAGAAACAGCATGGTCATTTGATGAGCGAGCAATAATTGTATCAATCTTTTGCTCAATCTCTTTTAGCTGCTTATTCGTTAAAATCTTATGACCCATGCTCTCCCCAAGTGAAGTATTACTACCTCAAACAGCCCCTATTATTCAAATCTGATTCCATCTGTATATGAACTTAGCCATTGTTCTACTTTATCAAGATTCTGATTTTGAACTTTTACAACTAAGTTATGTCCGATAGACGGATTTATAAATGAAACACCTGTTAGTTCCTCGTATT
Proteins encoded:
- a CDS encoding helix-turn-helix domain-containing protein; the encoded protein is MALQRTSQQMQNQIKELLRQGHSKRQIARSLGICRKTINKVLADEGDLKAPVAEPRGESGLLDLDWESLVKQASQGVPIKTLWEEQDLNVSYRIFWGELRRRKPATKPVTIKLHHTPGEKAQIDFCDGINLVCRKTSAITKTHLFELTC